The following are encoded in a window of Arvicanthis niloticus isolate mArvNil1 chromosome 1, mArvNil1.pat.X, whole genome shotgun sequence genomic DNA:
- the Lrrc10b gene encoding leucine-rich repeat-containing protein 10B, whose translation MGIAESTPDELPSDAEEQLRSGEQQLELSGRRLRRLPSAVCALSRLQKLYVSGTGLRELPEEIEELRELRILALDFNKLERLPDGLCRLPRLTRLYLGGNRLLALPSDFAQLQSLRCLWIEGNFLRRFPRPLLRLVALQSLQMGDNRLRALPAELPRMTGLRGLWLYGNRFEEFPPALLRMGRLHILDLDRNRLGGFPDLHPLRALRVFSYDHNPVTGPPRVADTVFLVGEGAVERMAERDEPIPRPPARRPARAFEDEEEEDLLIGGAGPRALGPARDSLRALEAPPGLGT comes from the coding sequence ATGGGCATCGCAGAGTCCACGCCGGACGAGCTGCCGTCGGACGCCGAGGAGCAGCTGCGTAGCGGCGAGCAGCAGCTGGAGCTGAGCGGGCGGCGGTTGCGGCGGCTGCCCAGTGCCGTGTGCGCATTGAGCCGCTTGCAGAAGCTGTATGTGAGCGGCACCGGGCTGCGCGAGCTTCCCGAGGAGATCGAGGAGCTGCGTGAGCTGCGCATCCTGGCGCTCGACTTCAACAAGCTGGAGCGCCTGCCCGACGGCTTGTGTCGCCTGCCGCGCCTCACGCGCCTCTACCTGGGCGGCAACCGTCTGCTGGCGCTGCCATCCGACTTTGCGCAACTGCAGAGCCTGCGCTGCCTCTGGATCGAAGGCAACTTCCTGCGGCGTTTTCCGCGGCCGCTGCTGCGCCTAGTGGCGCTGCAATCGCTGCAGATGGGCGACAACCGGCTGCGCGCGCTGCCCGCCGAGCTGCCGCGCATGACGGGCTTGCGTGGCCTCTGGCTCTACGGCAATCGCTTCGAAGAGTTCCCTCCTGCGTTGCTGCGCATGGGCCGGCTGCACATCCTCGACCTCGACCGCAACCGCCTGGGCGGCTTCCCCGACTTGCACCCGTTGCGCGCTCTCCGAGTTTTCTCCTACGACCACAATCCAGTCACTGGACCCCCGCGGGTGGCAGACACAGTTTTCCTAGTGGGCGAGGGCGCCGTCGAGCGCATGGCTGAGCGCGACGAACCCATTCCGCGGCCACCAGCCCGGCGTCCAGCCCGGGCCtttgaggatgaggaggaagaagacctgCTCATAGGAGGCGCAGGACCCAGGGCCCTGGGGCCCGCCAGGGACAGCCTCCGAGCCTTGGAAGCCCCTCCAGGATTGGGCACATGA